One genomic region from Carettochelys insculpta isolate YL-2023 chromosome 4, ASM3395843v1, whole genome shotgun sequence encodes:
- the LOC142012246 gene encoding proton channel OTOP1-like, giving the protein MVEKKADATPGLGEKPSPGGCPAQGQPEEWEMEQPAQGPPAQPGGSRLAGGGYPQKNAESLSSQYGINLFLAGLLLMFAWAVHAVGVRKQDLLSYLITIMLIQLLWMLWYICRSYTQRRLIQEKDTHAGARWLKCGITLFAVITLILDSFKIGYFIGFSNCLSATEGIFPVTHAVHTLLQVYFLWCHAKDIIQSFKTLERFGVIHSVFTNLLLWTNGVLTESKHQLNEHKERLITLGFENITIDDHAPECNCTTTLCSIFSQGIYYLYPFNIEYHILASTMFYVLWKNIGRKVEHHHQHKTLFKFHGIAVGTIFGLIVLISTIGIVVVYLIQIGRSKIKSELALTMFYVYAITVLTLMCAAGIVALLIYRLEERSMDNSKNPARKLDADLLVGTASGSWLLSWGSILAIICAQDHPKYTWYNLPYSILVIIEKYIQNLFIIESIHREQEKVNDDIKTLRILTVSRGSTLSLTPSYKEIYSGAANMDNGKLPYIFNGNIYVKDKNGGDGCDEARSQTSSTVAHSASDFSLYSRSSVNNKRRILKNIAAFLFLCNLSLWIPPAFGCRPEYDNGLEEIVFGFEPWIIVVNLAMPFSIFYRMHSASSLFEVNCKT; this is encoded by the exons ATGGTGGAGAAGAAAGCGGACGCCACCCCCGGCTTGGGGGAGAAGCCCAGCCCCGGGGGATGCCCGGCCCAGGGGCAGCCGGAGGAGTGGGAGATGGAGCAGCCGGCGCAAGGGCCCCCGGCGCAGCCTGGAGGCAGCCGCTTGGCGGGAGGCGGCTACCCGCAGAAGAACGCCGAGAGCCTGAGCAGCCAGTACGGCATCAACTTGTTCCTAGCCGGGCTGCTGCTCATGTTCGCCTGGGCTGTGCACGCGGTGGGCGTCAGGAAACAGGACCTGCTCTCCTACCTCATCACCATCATGCTCATCCAGCTGCTCTGGATGCTGTGGTACATCTGCAGGAGCTACACCCAGAGGAGACTCATTCAAGAGAAAGACACCCACGCAGGAGCCCGCTGGTTAAAGT GTGGAATTACATTATTTGCAGTGATAACTTTAATTCTGGATTCTTTTAAAATTGGATACTTTATTGGATTTTCAAACTGTTTATCAGCAACTGAAGGCATTTTTCCTGTAACACATGCAGTGCATACACTTTTACAG GTGTATTTTCTTTGGTGTCATGCCAAGGACATTATTCAGTCTTTCAAAACACTTGAAAG GTTTGGGGTGATCCATTCCGTGTTTACAAATTTACTCCTGTGGACAAATGGGGTGCTGACAGAATCAAAACACCAACTCAATGAACACAAGGAAAGGCTAATCACACTTGGGTTTGAAAACATAACAATAG atGACCATGCACCTGAATGTAATTGTACAACAACtctctgttcaatattttctcaAGGAATATATTACTTGTATCCCTTCAACATAGAATATCATATTTTAGCTTCCACAATGTTCTATGTCCTGTGGAAAAATATTGGACGCAAAGTAGAACACCACCATCAACATAAAACACTATTCAAGTTTCATGGCATAGCAGTGGGCACAATATTTGGATTAATTGTGCTGATTAGCACAATAGGGATTGTTGTTGTATACTTAATTCAGATAGGACGTTCAAAAATCAAGAGTGAATTAGCACTTACTATGTTTTATGTATATGCAATTACCGTACTGACTCTTATGTGTGCAGCTGGAATTGTTGCCCTTCTAATTTACAGACTTGAAGAAAGATCAATGGATAATTCAAAAAATCCTGCCAGGAAACTTGATGCAGACTTATTAGTTGGCACAGCTTCAGGTTCTTGGCTTCTGTCTTGGGGTTCTATTCTAGCAATTATCTGTGCTCAGGACCATCCAAAATACACATGGTACAATCTACCTTATTCCATCCTGGTTATTATTGAGAAATATATTCAGAACCTCTTTATCATTGAGTCCATACATCGTGAACAGGAAAAGGTGAATGATGACATTAAAACTCTTCGAATATTAACTGTATCCAGAGGGAGCACTCTGTCACTTACCCCATCATACAAAGAAATTTACAGTGGAGCAGCCAATATGGACAACGGAAAGTTACCATACATATTCAATGGGAATATCTATGTGAAAGACAAAAATGGCGGTGATGGTTGTGATGAAGCCAGGAGTCAAACTAGCAGTACAGTTGCACATTCAGCTTCAGATTTCTCACTGTACAGTCGAAGCTCAGTTAACAATAAGAGGAGAATCCTGAAGAACATTGCAGCATTTTTATTCCTGTGTAACCTTTCG